The Chitinivorax sp. PXF-14 genome includes the window TGCACCTGCTGGGTCAGGCGTCGCTGCGCATGGAGCAAGCGCTGTGGCCGGAGGATTACGAGCGGATGACGCGCGAGGTTGAGGAAGCCCTGCGGCAAGCCACCGACGCCAACGCCAGATCGTACACCCACGAAGAAGTGATGCAGGCGATGCAGGAACGCATCGACCGGGCGCGAGACAAGCCATGTTGATTGGCTATGCGCGCGTCTCGACGCAGGATCAGAACCTGGAGCTGCAACGCGAAGCCTTGAGCAAGGCCGGATGTAAAAAGGTCTTCGAGGACAAGGTGAGTGGCACGCGGGCAGACCGGCCTGGCTTGGCCAAGACGCTCGAAATGCTGCGCGAAGGCGATACTTTGGTCGTCTGGAAGCTCGACCGGCTGGGCCGGTCGGTCAAGCAACTGGTCGATCTGGTCGGCGATCTGCACAAGCACGGTGTCCAGTTCAGGAGCCTCACCGACTCCATCGACACCGGCACACCATCCGGGCGGTTCTTCTTCCACGTCATGGCGAGCCTTGCCGAAATGGAGCGCGAGCTGACCGTCGAGCGCACCCGCGCCGGGCTGGAAGTCGCCAAGCAGCTCGGCCGCAAAGGCGGCCGCAAGCCGAAGATGACCGACAGCAAGATCGAGTCGGCCAAGAAGCTGCTGGCCAGCGGGGTGCCGCCCAAGGACGTGGCCAAGAACCTCGGCGTGTCCATTCCGACGCTGTACCGCTGGGTGCCAGCCTCCACGCACGCTTAGCGTGCTTTATTTTCCGTTTTCTGAGACGACCCCA containing:
- a CDS encoding recombinase family protein, with protein sequence MLIGYARVSTQDQNLELQREALSKAGCKKVFEDKVSGTRADRPGLAKTLEMLREGDTLVVWKLDRLGRSVKQLVDLVGDLHKHGVQFRSLTDSIDTGTPSGRFFFHVMASLAEMERELTVERTRAGLEVAKQLGRKGGRKPKMTDSKIESAKKLLASGVPPKDVAKNLGVSIPTLYRWVPASTHA